A genomic stretch from Corynebacterium kutscheri includes:
- a CDS encoding thymidylate synthase: MSVIDTPYEALLAKILAEGTHKDDRTGTGTTSLFGAQIRYNLADSFPLITTKKVHFHSVVGELLWFLRGDSNVKWLQDNGVRIWNEWADENGDLGPVYGVQWRSWPTPDGDHIDQIHNALTTLRTNPDSRRNIVSAWNVSELHNMALPPCHLLFQLYVANGKLSCQLYQRSADMFLGVPFNIASYSLLTHMLAQQADLEVGEFIWTGGDCHIYDNHIEQVKLQLSREPRPYPQLELKKADSIFSYTFDDIALNGYNPHPVIKGKVSV, from the coding sequence ATGTCTGTCATTGATACCCCTTATGAAGCGCTACTCGCCAAAATTTTGGCCGAGGGCACACACAAGGATGATCGCACCGGCACCGGAACCACAAGCCTTTTTGGTGCCCAAATACGCTATAACCTAGCAGATTCTTTCCCACTTATTACGACCAAAAAAGTTCACTTTCATTCGGTAGTAGGTGAGTTACTGTGGTTCTTGCGCGGCGACTCCAATGTGAAGTGGCTCCAAGACAATGGAGTGCGCATTTGGAATGAGTGGGCGGATGAAAATGGCGATCTCGGCCCGGTTTATGGTGTTCAATGGCGCAGTTGGCCAACCCCTGACGGGGATCATATCGACCAGATCCATAACGCATTAACCACATTGCGTACTAATCCTGATTCGCGTCGCAATATTGTAAGCGCTTGGAATGTCTCAGAGCTACATAATATGGCGCTTCCTCCTTGCCACCTGTTATTCCAACTTTATGTCGCCAATGGGAAATTAAGTTGCCAGCTTTATCAGCGCAGCGCCGATATGTTTCTCGGCGTACCTTTTAATATTGCCTCTTACTCTTTGTTAACCCATATGCTTGCCCAACAAGCAGATCTTGAAGTAGGCGAATTTATTTGGACTGGCGGCGATTGCCATATCTATGACAACCACATTGAACAGGTTAAGCTACAACTTTCACGTGAGCCACGTCCTTATCCGCAATTAGAGCTGAAAAAAGCCGATTCAATATTCTCTTACACTTTCGACGATATTGCGCTCAATGGTTATAATCCGCATCCAGTGATCAAAGGCAAAGTGAGCGTGTAA
- a CDS encoding dihydrofolate reductase, which translates to MQHLDMTDTPIKRPGLKAIWAQSIDGIIGTGTDMPWHLPEDLQHFKETTSGHDVLMGRKTWESIPPRFRPLPGRRNIVLSSSPAGQWSQGAEVVTDYSNFDGWVIGGGSVYAATLALVQHIELTLIDLPLAHKLGEQAVYAPDIADFEVVSDSDWLVSQTGLRYKFQSLRRKQ; encoded by the coding sequence ATGCAGCATCTGGACATGACCGATACACCGATAAAGCGCCCTGGTTTAAAAGCAATCTGGGCGCAATCAATTGATGGAATTATTGGTACTGGTACAGATATGCCCTGGCATTTACCGGAAGATTTACAGCATTTTAAAGAAACCACGAGTGGTCATGATGTGCTCATGGGCAGAAAAACCTGGGAGTCTATTCCCCCACGTTTTCGCCCACTTCCGGGCAGACGCAATATTGTGCTTTCTTCTTCTCCAGCTGGTCAATGGTCTCAGGGTGCTGAGGTAGTCACTGATTATAGTAATTTTGACGGTTGGGTTATCGGCGGTGGAAGTGTTTATGCTGCCACTTTAGCTTTGGTGCAGCATATTGAGCTCACTCTTATTGATCTTCCGCTTGCCCATAAACTTGGCGAACAGGCTGTTTATGCCCCTGACATAGCTGATTTTGAGGTAGTCAGCGATTCTGATTGGTTAGTATCACAAACCGGTCTGCGCTATAAATTTCAAAGTTTGCGTCGGAAGCAGTAA
- a CDS encoding mycoredoxin, producing MTNQHVTIYAADWCPFCQRLLKALDRTETPYALVDVEADEQASEWVKSVNEGNRIVPTVKYSDGTTATNPSASEVRKKLAQLSSS from the coding sequence ATGACCAACCAGCATGTAACTATTTATGCAGCCGACTGGTGCCCTTTTTGCCAACGGTTGTTAAAAGCTTTGGATCGCACCGAGACACCTTATGCGCTAGTAGATGTTGAGGCAGATGAGCAAGCATCCGAGTGGGTAAAATCCGTCAATGAGGGCAATCGCATTGTGCCTACTGTGAAATACTCCGATGGCACAACAGCAACTAATCCTTCGGCGTCTGAGGTACGCAAAAAATTAGCCCAGCTCAGCTCTTCATAG
- the cobF gene encoding precorrin-6A synthase (deacetylating) encodes MRTLYVIGIGAGSPDYLSQQAISALSRSEVVISLDKGDAKADLLALRQQIVDTHAPEVPIVAVTDPPRDRKPQDYRAEVLRWHQARATLLAQTIRANSSEQGQVAFLVWGDPSLYDSTLRIIEHMRNLEDLDCEVKVIPGITAVQVLTAEHAILINRIGEAIHITTGRNFADTPAQQRRNCVVMLDGKASWLDVYTEHTYIYWGAFLGTPQQVLRKGYVAEIGEELAQLKARLRAEHGWIMDTYLIREFDEENPADQVGEGIH; translated from the coding sequence GTGCGTACCCTTTACGTTATTGGAATTGGCGCTGGTAGTCCGGACTATCTTAGTCAGCAAGCAATTTCAGCGCTTTCACGGTCAGAAGTAGTTATTTCCCTTGATAAGGGTGATGCAAAAGCTGATCTATTAGCGCTGCGGCAACAGATTGTCGATACGCACGCACCTGAAGTTCCTATTGTGGCGGTAACTGATCCACCACGTGATCGTAAGCCACAAGACTATCGGGCAGAGGTTTTGCGCTGGCATCAAGCACGGGCAACGTTGCTTGCCCAGACGATTCGGGCAAATAGTAGCGAACAGGGACAGGTAGCGTTTCTAGTTTGGGGCGATCCGAGCTTATATGATTCCACCCTGCGCATTATCGAGCATATGCGTAATCTAGAAGACCTTGATTGCGAGGTAAAGGTCATCCCTGGAATTACTGCTGTGCAGGTGCTTACTGCTGAACATGCGATTTTGATTAACCGTATCGGTGAGGCCATCCATATCACCACTGGGCGTAATTTTGCTGATACACCAGCACAACAACGTCGTAATTGCGTTGTTATGTTAGATGGCAAGGCTTCCTGGCTAGATGTCTACACTGAACATACATATATTTATTGGGGCGCATTTTTGGGTACTCCACAGCAAGTATTGCGTAAAGGATACGTTGCTGAAATCGGTGAGGAATTAGCACAGCTTAAGGCCAGGCTACGCGCTGAACACGGCTGGATTATGGATACCTATCTTATTCGAGAATTTGATGAAGAAAACCCAGCAGACCAAGTAGGCGAAGGCATTCATTAA
- a CDS encoding DUF1902 domain-containing protein: protein MTTINITATRNNGWWTAISDDIPGFVTQARRLDQIEDYARDIAQLSEKFTDDELETLKYHIEADTYSEAAHQALEANQQAKQAQEKASRLMRKTARGLARQGLIYRDIGFILGVSYQRAQVLATT, encoded by the coding sequence ATGACCACCATCAACATCACTGCCACCCGCAACAACGGGTGGTGGACAGCCATCAGCGACGACATCCCTGGTTTTGTAACCCAGGCACGCCGCCTCGACCAAATCGAAGACTACGCCCGCGACATCGCACAGCTATCAGAAAAATTCACCGACGATGAACTCGAAACTCTGAAATACCACATCGAAGCAGACACCTACTCCGAAGCCGCGCACCAAGCACTAGAAGCTAATCAACAAGCTAAACAAGCCCAAGAAAAAGCCTCCCGGCTTATGCGTAAAACCGCCCGCGGACTCGCCAGGCAAGGCCTCATCTACAGAGATATCGGATTCATACTAGGGGTCAGCTACCAACGCGCACAAGTACTAGCTACAACCTAG
- a CDS encoding DUF5979 domain-containing protein, whose product MNHSPTKRKTSTGLLRSPWLAILFTLLLIASLVPLAINFSHAAAAQETALSETAEDATAVVEDATAVSDLQSDDAETQPSDQIPVDDAVSTQDSQETPAGQEPSFWGRLWQNFKDLFGFSKDNTDKDTTDPTSDENEDTITPIVEGQTRFIINKKVVVKNSQGQTNDTQTKELVEKLKKENKTFKFTWQCEQPDKTVSSSSLLVKVDEEGDSALEVPVGSKCTVTEELNSAYIEGYYHNLAVPDENDIQKTGLNSIDFTLTSNDPFKFTAQNEYTVVEQETGQFTLEKKVVGLEEKDKDKEFEFTWVCREDENTATKGETKLKNGARVTVTRLPLNSTCQISEKAPEIDGYTHLLNWEINGEERVTPTDTVFVDPRKAEKQPPVVTAVNTYVKEDNPVPPKPPVPGKGTFTLKKEVKGLTEDKEFEFSWICRGEQGTQPVRGGIKLKNGATFKVKDLPLDSTCMISEKNAAVAGFKHSLQWLTNGEPKSKDNIVAIDPRSTTEAELVVTAVNTYTKDTKPAPTTTSSSAAPTTTTSSSTTRPAPTTSATSSMTPTTSASSTSSATTTSSATSTSVTSSAKPTTTTSSTEPIVPTTTSKFPPIIPIPIPIPVPPAPFPPAPHPAPAPHPAPAPHPAPAPAPNGVSNTPATPHHGGNNTAQTQQNNGKNTTAATPNQTNKGKGLANTGASVIWLALVALLLAVVGGFITYRGRLNKNN is encoded by the coding sequence ATGAATCATTCCCCTACAAAAAGAAAAACAAGCACAGGGCTACTACGCAGCCCATGGCTTGCCATACTATTTACGCTTCTTCTCATAGCAAGCCTTGTACCACTTGCTATCAACTTCTCTCATGCTGCAGCAGCACAAGAAACTGCACTTTCTGAGACGGCAGAAGACGCTACTGCCGTTGTAGAAGACGCTACTGCTGTTAGTGATCTGCAGTCTGATGACGCTGAAACCCAGCCTTCTGATCAGATCCCTGTAGATGATGCAGTGTCTACACAAGATTCACAGGAAACACCTGCTGGGCAAGAACCTTCTTTTTGGGGAAGGCTTTGGCAAAACTTCAAAGACCTTTTCGGTTTCTCTAAAGACAACACCGATAAAGATACAACTGATCCCACAAGTGATGAGAACGAGGACACTATTACCCCAATAGTTGAAGGTCAAACTAGGTTCATAATAAATAAAAAGGTTGTAGTTAAAAACAGCCAGGGTCAAACAAACGATACACAAACTAAAGAACTCGTCGAAAAACTGAAAAAAGAAAACAAGACTTTTAAATTCACCTGGCAATGTGAACAGCCAGATAAGACCGTGTCTAGTAGCTCTTTACTTGTTAAAGTTGACGAAGAAGGAGACAGTGCGCTTGAGGTTCCTGTGGGTTCCAAGTGCACTGTTACTGAAGAACTAAATTCAGCATATATTGAAGGGTACTACCACAATCTGGCTGTACCGGATGAAAACGATATCCAAAAAACTGGTCTCAACTCGATTGACTTTACGCTTACATCCAACGACCCATTCAAGTTCACTGCTCAGAACGAGTACACCGTTGTGGAACAAGAAACGGGTCAATTCACCTTAGAGAAAAAAGTTGTAGGCCTTGAAGAAAAGGATAAAGACAAAGAATTTGAGTTCACCTGGGTATGCCGTGAAGACGAAAACACAGCCACCAAGGGTGAAACAAAACTAAAAAATGGTGCACGAGTTACCGTTACTCGCTTACCGCTTAACTCCACGTGCCAAATATCCGAGAAAGCTCCAGAAATTGATGGGTATACCCACCTTCTTAACTGGGAGATTAACGGTGAAGAAAGAGTTACTCCTACCGATACGGTTTTTGTTGACCCACGCAAAGCAGAAAAACAACCACCTGTTGTCACAGCGGTAAACACCTATGTCAAAGAAGATAATCCAGTTCCACCAAAGCCTCCGGTTCCAGGTAAAGGTACTTTCACCCTAAAGAAAGAAGTCAAAGGACTTACCGAGGACAAAGAATTCGAGTTCAGTTGGATTTGCCGTGGTGAACAGGGAACGCAGCCAGTACGAGGTGGCATTAAGCTGAAAAATGGTGCAACCTTTAAAGTTAAGGATCTTCCTCTTGATTCCACCTGTATGATCTCTGAGAAGAATGCAGCAGTTGCAGGTTTCAAGCATTCACTACAGTGGTTGACTAATGGTGAACCAAAGTCGAAAGACAATATTGTTGCAATTGATCCTCGTTCCACGACTGAGGCTGAATTGGTTGTTACTGCGGTCAACACCTACACCAAGGATACTAAGCCAGCACCAACAACGACCTCGTCTTCTGCTGCGCCAACAACAACCACCTCGTCGTCGACAACACGTCCAGCACCGACAACCTCAGCAACGTCAAGCATGACACCAACAACGTCTGCTTCGAGCACCTCGTCGGCAACAACAACTTCGTCTGCTACATCGACCTCGGTTACTTCGTCGGCAAAGCCAACTACAACAACTTCGTCTACTGAGCCGATTGTTCCGACAACAACCAGTAAGTTCCCGCCGATTATTCCAATCCCGATTCCTATTCCGGTTCCTCCGGCACCATTCCCACCAGCACCACACCCAGCACCAGCACCACACCCAGCACCAGCACCACACCCAGCACCAGCTCCTGCACCGAATGGTGTAAGTAATACTCCTGCCACACCACACCACGGTGGCAACAACACTGCTCAAACACAGCAAAACAATGGCAAGAACACCACTGCTGCTACCCCTAACCAAACAAATAAGGGTAAAGGGTTAGCTAATACTGGTGCTTCTGTCATCTGGTTAGCACTTGTAGCATTACTGCTTGCTGTAGTCGGTGGGTTTATTACCTATCGTGGTCGGTTGAATAAGAACAACTAA
- a CDS encoding DUF418 domain-containing protein, which yields MKNRIEWLDVVRGIALCGIAFANIRSVWNFTAPYGFSHDLMQLLVQQRFFPVFSFLFGIGFGLMWSKNYDRLPLLRRFLFLGVLGGLHQLLQPGEALLPYAITALVILLPSTYLSRTWVLILGIIATVLAVPFGGMLLIPGLFLLGSSLAQAGIPAVLAENRRIPTYGLIISTPIALIAGWIQWQNKINAGFSTESAIAGLAMAVMWVCFVLLAMHTPARSVLQTVFAPMGRLALTNYIGATLIMLATAPFVSLPNSSQAWDIAFLFVAGMLIFQMVFSWIWDRTFGQGPLERLWRMVTWWNFTPKRSNSHNAAQTTAQ from the coding sequence ATGAAAAATCGTATTGAATGGCTCGACGTTGTTCGAGGAATCGCACTGTGCGGAATTGCATTTGCCAATATTCGATCCGTATGGAATTTCACTGCTCCGTACGGCTTTTCCCATGATCTTATGCAATTATTGGTCCAGCAGCGCTTTTTCCCAGTCTTTTCCTTCTTATTTGGCATCGGATTCGGCTTAATGTGGTCAAAGAACTACGATCGTCTTCCCTTGCTTCGCCGATTCTTATTCCTTGGTGTCTTAGGTGGGCTTCATCAGTTGCTACAACCGGGTGAAGCGCTTTTGCCCTATGCCATAACCGCTTTGGTTATTCTTCTTCCCTCTACTTATTTATCCCGTACGTGGGTTCTAATACTCGGGATCATAGCAACAGTTCTTGCCGTTCCATTCGGTGGAATGCTGCTGATCCCTGGTTTATTCCTCTTAGGTAGCAGCCTTGCACAGGCTGGAATTCCTGCGGTATTAGCCGAAAATCGCCGTATCCCAACATATGGGCTAATTATTTCAACGCCTATTGCGCTTATCGCTGGCTGGATACAATGGCAAAACAAAATCAATGCCGGTTTTAGCACTGAATCTGCTATCGCTGGGCTTGCCATGGCTGTTATGTGGGTTTGTTTCGTGCTTCTTGCAATGCATACCCCAGCTCGGTCAGTGCTGCAAACAGTTTTTGCACCTATGGGTCGTCTCGCACTTACTAACTACATTGGTGCGACGCTTATTATGCTGGCTACAGCCCCATTTGTTAGTCTTCCTAATTCCTCTCAAGCATGGGACATCGCGTTCCTATTTGTTGCTGGAATGCTTATTTTCCAAATGGTATTTAGCTGGATATGGGATCGCACTTTCGGTCAAGGGCCACTAGAGCGGCTCTGGCGAATGGTAACCTGGTGGAATTTCACACCTAAGCGTTCAAATAGTCATAACGCAGCTCAAACTACTGCTCAGTAG
- a CDS encoding HtaA domain-containing protein, with protein sequence MKNQRFRHLLTTTIACATLISLTAPHAFAESVSTDISNVDPIATSDIAPNTVVKEEETVNDLKDTVETVTETDKTTKDINDNSVTTGENNVTVKDAEPGKKPVGTQDRKGQENTLTWGVRSSFNNYSGGPTEMLDGATQNERKNQFTFDLESVTYDKETEKLEAKFKGGVRYQKYCDDNTKYTNCKLDLKIENPRIVISKAGSYVFAKISSKQYPDGNVYTNDGITETKPIAQLYTANADFKDENNKITWSEIPATLTTDGNKTFSDFYTVGGGLDPITFNFDKSKLTGDQSEYKRLSTDNAKYLVSPQSFNNEVLYENHRELFKFKGHVIVATADSTGSKVDKTGFSLLDRDLNEKHFKDVDLNWYGAVTFDEKNGDLYYVKNIEGNYKNVYKIHVHTKTGFSEPKLVYTFNDDVTTLGYNPHTGDVVAVSKKQTAIINSKSIVPLSLPSDQELVKEYGFTDAEHVYGNSYSFSPAATELLPMEDGTFILNANGSSAKKNSTNFYGLMVSINPRNKEKPARFLPESAMAWPNLKSNSARVKGNLIIRFNDNSSEAHVVAQSFRYENEKLIDLQGKNPVRGTASDIKSWGNAFITNEGTVIALDSKDGILKHVDIKTFKKIQDNTPDKYGRVLEDIAIPSGAKTASHHHGPLLQLDEGTFYVSAYDASKGEAEETYVLRKVYDPKFVPESFEEKPDIPDTDEQNNSSLSNTWKIILGVLGGLASIVGIFGVVNHFFGEQIRNFLQQFQR encoded by the coding sequence GTGAAGAATCAACGTTTCCGTCACCTGCTGACCACAACGATAGCGTGCGCAACACTTATATCTTTGACTGCCCCTCATGCCTTCGCAGAGTCAGTATCTACAGACATAAGCAATGTTGACCCTATTGCTACTTCTGATATTGCGCCAAATACTGTGGTAAAAGAAGAAGAAACTGTTAATGATCTTAAAGATACCGTCGAAACGGTAACAGAGACTGATAAAACCACCAAGGATATAAACGATAACTCTGTTACTACTGGTGAAAACAATGTAACGGTTAAAGATGCTGAGCCAGGGAAAAAACCTGTTGGTACCCAAGACCGAAAAGGCCAAGAAAATACCCTTACCTGGGGTGTACGTTCCTCATTTAATAATTATTCTGGTGGGCCTACTGAAATGCTTGATGGGGCAACACAAAACGAACGTAAAAATCAATTTACTTTTGACCTAGAGTCTGTCACCTATGACAAGGAGACCGAAAAACTCGAGGCGAAGTTTAAAGGTGGTGTTCGCTACCAAAAATACTGTGACGATAATACTAAATACACCAATTGTAAGTTGGATTTAAAAATTGAGAACCCGCGTATTGTGATAAGCAAAGCTGGTTCGTATGTTTTCGCCAAAATTTCTTCAAAACAATATCCTGACGGAAACGTATATACCAACGACGGTATTACTGAAACCAAGCCAATAGCACAGCTATATACGGCTAATGCCGACTTTAAAGACGAAAACAATAAAATTACGTGGTCTGAAATACCTGCAACATTGACCACAGATGGCAATAAAACATTCTCAGATTTTTATACCGTTGGTGGTGGATTAGACCCAATTACTTTTAATTTTGATAAGTCGAAGCTAACCGGTGATCAATCAGAATATAAACGGTTATCTACCGACAATGCGAAGTATCTTGTATCACCGCAGAGCTTTAATAATGAGGTGCTCTACGAAAACCACCGTGAGCTCTTCAAATTTAAAGGCCACGTCATTGTTGCCACAGCGGATTCCACTGGATCGAAGGTCGATAAAACTGGTTTTTCCCTCTTAGACCGAGATTTAAACGAAAAGCACTTCAAAGATGTTGATTTGAACTGGTATGGTGCAGTCACTTTTGACGAAAAAAATGGCGACCTTTACTACGTTAAAAACATTGAAGGTAACTATAAGAATGTCTATAAAATACACGTACATACAAAAACTGGATTCAGTGAACCAAAACTTGTTTATACGTTCAACGATGATGTAACTACTCTTGGGTACAATCCTCACACTGGCGACGTCGTTGCGGTCTCCAAAAAGCAAACCGCTATTATCAATAGCAAGTCGATTGTTCCTCTTTCGCTTCCTAGTGATCAAGAACTAGTCAAAGAATATGGCTTTACTGATGCAGAGCATGTTTATGGAAACTCATATAGCTTCTCACCAGCAGCAACCGAACTTCTTCCCATGGAAGACGGAACGTTTATTCTTAATGCTAATGGCAGTAGTGCTAAGAAAAACAGCACAAATTTCTATGGGTTGATGGTATCTATTAACCCTCGTAATAAGGAAAAACCAGCCAGATTTTTACCTGAATCTGCTATGGCTTGGCCAAACCTTAAGTCTAATTCCGCCCGTGTTAAAGGCAACCTAATCATTCGTTTCAACGATAACTCCAGTGAAGCTCATGTTGTTGCCCAGTCTTTTAGATACGAGAACGAGAAACTAATCGATCTACAAGGCAAAAATCCAGTTCGTGGTACAGCATCAGATATAAAATCATGGGGCAATGCTTTCATCACCAATGAAGGTACTGTTATAGCTTTGGACAGCAAAGACGGCATTCTTAAACATGTTGACATAAAAACTTTCAAAAAAATTCAGGATAATACACCAGATAAATATGGCCGAGTGCTTGAAGATATAGCTATTCCTTCAGGTGCGAAAACAGCGTCACACCATCATGGTCCGTTACTTCAACTCGATGAAGGAACCTTTTATGTTTCCGCCTACGATGCTTCAAAAGGCGAGGCTGAAGAAACGTATGTGTTAAGGAAAGTCTATGATCCAAAATTTGTTCCTGAATCATTCGAAGAAAAGCCAGATATTCCTGATACCGACGAACAAAATAATTCTTCGCTTTCTAATACCTGGAAGATTATTCTTGGCGTCTTGGGTGGTCTTGCCAGCATCGTAGGGATTTTTGGAGTGGTTAATCACTTCTTTGGCGAGCAGATTCGTAACTTTCTCCAGCAGTTCCAGCGCTAA
- a CDS encoding cation:proton antiporter, protein MSAAFLAPLISYATGKRIPAVVLVIAFGVIIGPHGLGLASETGGVSLLKELGLGMLFLLAGYEIDPDSLRSKEGKNAAKTWLLCAIFSFIGAYLIAGRNILLAIVLALAMTSTAIGTLLPILKQQDILEQPVGKSTLIHGAIGEVCPILAMALLLSARATWLTAIILLLFTLIAIVVALVPRTVHRLAPWVSKALLDSASSTNQSVMRLVILILAILMAVAAVFELDVVLGAFAAGFILRQLVPIQHRHTVADRLDIIGYGLFIPVFFVCSGMNIDPHAVAEKPWLLLTLIPLIYITRGLPVFLREKYSNTGSGINNTRDQIKLSLYSATALPIIVAVTEVATSSEIMSTTNASMLVAAGAVTVLVFPLSAALIKPVKIESNRRQS, encoded by the coding sequence ATGAGCGCCGCTTTTCTAGCGCCGTTAATCTCATATGCAACTGGTAAACGCATTCCAGCAGTAGTACTTGTTATCGCCTTCGGCGTTATTATCGGCCCCCATGGCTTAGGGCTAGCCAGCGAAACAGGAGGGGTTAGCCTACTTAAAGAACTAGGCCTTGGCATGCTCTTTCTTTTAGCTGGTTATGAGATAGATCCCGATAGCCTTCGGAGTAAGGAAGGTAAAAATGCCGCTAAAACCTGGCTACTTTGTGCCATTTTTAGTTTTATCGGCGCATATCTTATTGCCGGTAGAAATATTCTTTTAGCCATAGTGCTCGCCCTAGCTATGACCTCTACTGCCATTGGCACCCTATTACCCATTCTTAAACAACAAGACATCCTGGAACAACCAGTTGGAAAATCCACCTTGATTCATGGTGCTATCGGCGAAGTCTGCCCGATTCTAGCAATGGCACTTCTCTTATCTGCACGAGCAACCTGGCTCACGGCAATAATATTGCTGCTTTTTACCCTTATCGCCATTGTGGTAGCGCTGGTACCACGCACCGTTCATCGCCTTGCTCCTTGGGTAAGCAAAGCACTGCTTGATAGTGCCAGTTCAACTAACCAATCAGTGATGCGCCTGGTTATTTTAATACTTGCTATCTTAATGGCAGTCGCAGCAGTCTTTGAACTCGATGTGGTTCTTGGCGCCTTCGCAGCAGGCTTTATTCTGCGCCAGCTAGTCCCAATACAACATCGCCATACAGTAGCAGATCGGCTAGATATTATTGGTTACGGGCTTTTTATCCCTGTATTCTTCGTCTGCTCGGGCATGAATATCGATCCTCATGCAGTAGCAGAAAAACCCTGGTTGCTGCTTACTCTAATCCCGCTCATCTATATTACTCGCGGACTGCCTGTCTTTTTGCGGGAAAAATATTCCAACACCGGTTCTGGCATAAACAATACGCGCGATCAAATAAAACTCAGCCTCTATTCAGCAACTGCACTACCCATTATTGTTGCGGTCACTGAAGTAGCTACCAGCTCTGAGATTATGTCTACAACCAATGCCTCTATGTTAGTTGCTGCTGGTGCAGTTACTGTTTTAGTCTTCCCACTTAGCGCAGCGTTGATCAAACCAGTAAAGATCGAAAGTAATCGTAGACAAAGCTAA
- a CDS encoding DUF1906 domain-containing protein, translating into MSTLSRRRFLQAAMLTLAGGAGLSIAQAPQAHALGAVRGTIIDFSAGVPSAQAIKNAGHIGAIRYVSQRRPGAEWMKGKPVTLAETQAMASVGMATASIYQFGRAETADWKQGAAGAAIHAPQAIALHIAAGGPTNRPIYVAIDDNPTHTEYTSLIRPYLQAFQTALKASGYQMGVYANYATIDWAAADGLGEFFWQHDWGSQGRINNRINIHQVAGKRGVIDGIEVDINHVYTADWGQWTPGQAAPHIPNIPSGNIAIPDLNQLSSQLPIPPELKNLPMPTQDQINQALKIIQSSS; encoded by the coding sequence ATGTCTACCTTGAGCCGCCGTCGTTTTCTCCAGGCAGCTATGCTTACCCTTGCCGGTGGAGCTGGTCTAAGTATCGCGCAGGCACCGCAAGCACACGCACTTGGTGCGGTGCGTGGCACTATCATTGATTTCTCCGCTGGGGTACCTAGCGCACAGGCTATTAAAAACGCAGGCCATATCGGCGCGATTCGGTATGTATCCCAGCGTCGTCCAGGAGCTGAGTGGATGAAGGGTAAGCCTGTTACGCTTGCTGAAACTCAAGCAATGGCGTCGGTAGGTATGGCTACTGCTTCGATTTATCAATTTGGCCGTGCCGAAACCGCCGATTGGAAACAAGGCGCAGCTGGCGCTGCGATTCATGCACCTCAGGCCATTGCTTTGCATATAGCTGCTGGCGGACCAACGAATCGCCCTATTTACGTGGCTATCGATGATAACCCGACCCACACAGAATATACCTCGCTTATTCGACCATATTTGCAGGCGTTCCAAACTGCCCTCAAGGCTTCGGGATACCAGATGGGTGTCTATGCCAACTACGCCACTATCGATTGGGCAGCCGCTGATGGGCTAGGGGAATTCTTCTGGCAACACGATTGGGGTTCACAAGGAAGAATTAATAATCGCATCAATATTCACCAGGTTGCTGGTAAACGAGGTGTTATTGACGGTATCGAGGTTGATATTAACCATGTTTACACTGCTGACTGGGGTCAATGGACACCGGGGCAAGCAGCGCCACATATCCCGAATATCCCATCAGGCAATATTGCGATTCCCGATCTCAACCAGCTTTCTTCACAACTGCCAATTCCACCGGAATTAAAAAACCTGCCCATGCCTACCCAAGATCAGATTAATCAGGCATTAAAAATCATTCAGTCATCTAGCTAA